A segment of the Arachis hypogaea cultivar Tifrunner chromosome 5, arahy.Tifrunner.gnm2.J5K5, whole genome shotgun sequence genome:
TAAGCAAAAAAAAAGTAAGAAGTAGTATACATACCAAGTCAAAGAGACTTGAGCGTCTCTTCTTCTTATTGATAGTTGCCAATCTGAGAAAGTATTTTTGAGCATGGCTTGCAACTTGGGTTGGAGTCCTTGTGGTCACATAGTTTCTAGATATTCCTCTCCAGTCACCCTTTCCTAGTTTCTCAAGTCCAACCAGGAAAGTTCTGTGCTCTTCTTCTGTCCATGGTACTcctaaatagtaataataataataataatattatgattATATCCCAGAAAAATTGAATGTTATATTAATTCATGAATATAAAATCATAGATGAGAATAAACACAATgataaagtttaatttattttgcaaTAAAAATTAAACAGCTATTATATATATACTCCATACTTCCTAAACCATTTCATACACTATATACTTCCTAAACCATTTCATACACTATGTAAATCTATATATGTTGATGAAAgatgaatatatataatatacaaaCATAGAAAGATAAGAAttataaaataaagagtaaaatatttttttattttttaattttattaaaaatattcataaattttatttgttttaattttgttccataattttttatttacattaaatATATCTCTGacggttaatttttttaaaaatttaagaccaattcaataataattatacAAGAATAACCATCAACACAAATAAATTAGGGATATTTATCATGTATTATTATTGAactagtcttaaattttttaaaaatttagctgtcaaaaatatatttaatacaaatcgaAATTCTtttgaacaaaattaaaacaaaataaaactaaaaagtattttaaaaaattttggacaaattttaaagacaaaaaaatagattttatctAAAAGTAAGAAAATCTAATTAGTATAGACGACATTATTAATATGTGAAGATTGTTTGAGATCGAAGATTGTAATTAAATTATGATgattattgataataaaaataccCTTTTTCCTGTCTTGCGGGGGAACGATGAGACCATCTGAAAGGTAGCCAAAAGCAGaagaattattgttgttgttgagggTGATGTTATCATCAATGGGTAATCTTGAAGATGAGAAGGAAGAAGTAGTAGTAGTTGTTGAAGATGAAGAGGGCAATGAATCCATGCTAAAACTTTTCTTCATTGCAACACAACATGATGAAGATGATATATCAAGTTGAACCCCAAAGAGCCTAAGCCCTACAAAACTATTATTATTTGTTGTTCCtcctctcatcatcatcatcataggtGATGTTGTGCATGTTCTTGAATTGTGCCCTATGTTCCCACAATGTGAACACTTCCTCCCCATTCTTGTgtgtgatgataataataattagaatgaagaagagaagaattgaGAAAGCAGCAATAAGAGATGTGTTTTGGAGGTATATATCATGAGTGTGGGGTTTATGAAATTGGACAGAATTTTTCGTTGCTTGGAGATAGTTT
Coding sequences within it:
- the LOC112802020 gene encoding uncharacterized protein → MGRKCSHCGNIGHNSRTCTTSPMMMMMRGGTTNNNSFVGLRLFGVQLDISSSSCCVAMKKSFSMDSLPSSSSTTTTTSSFSSSRLPIDDNITLNNNNNSSAFGYLSDGLIVPPQDRKKGVPWTEEEHRTFLVGLEKLGKGDWRGISRNYVTTRTPTQVASHAQKYFLRLATINKKKRRSSLFDLVGIGNNNTKTEFHDDVGGISNCKSGDNSSVIVCNESKLEEVVENNDIDHATLSLLGRLTPFHQEIKSDNDLKVKTINHDNYNHNHQHQHQAQPFWPHHQQHMNSSSTVPDLELTLAAPEDQNKSTSPSSFFFGPISVT